tattgtattctagcagtgttattattatacacggcatcctagttcatattgtattctagcagtgttattattatacacagcatcctagcattctagcagtgttattagtagttcatattgtattctagcagtgttattattatacacagcatcctagttcatattgtattctagcagtgttattattatacacagcatcctagttcatattgtattctagcagtgttattattatacacagcatcctagttcatattgtattctagcagtgttattattatacacggcatcctagttcatattgtattctagcagtgttattattatacacagcatcctagttcatattgtattctagcagtgttattattatacacagcatcctagttcatattgtattctagcagtgttattattatacacagcatcctagttcatattgtattctagcagtgttattattatacacggcatcctagttcatattgtattctagcagtgttattattatacacagcatcctagcagttcatattgtattctagcagtgttattattatacacagcatcctagttcatattgtattctagcagtgttattattatacacagcatcctagttcatattgtattctagcagtgttattattatacacggcatcctagttcatattgtattctagcagtgttattattatacacggcatcctagttcatattgtattctagcagtgttattattatacacagcatcctagttcatattgtattctagcagtgttattattatacacggcatcctagttcatattggattctagcagtgttattattatacacagcatcctagttcatattgtattctagcagtgttattattatacacggcttCCTAGTTCTGCCCTGTTATTACACTTATTGTATTCTGTGTATACAGTCTAATattgaagcttgcattgtaaccctgcactgccctgtaaaggagtctgccaaataaaataataataataataataataataataataataataataataataataataataataataataataaaagccgcTGCGGGGGTACAGTGGAGGCGGTCGTACTGAAGCACGCGTGTCGCACTGTATACATTTGTTCCATAAGTCTGACGACCCGCTTATCCGactgtcatgaaacttggtattaacattattgacAAAAGTTATTGAGAACATCAGATTCTGTGTCGACAttcagagaccaggggggtgaactctgctgctgcagagtctcttccaataggaccttgtttgtttgacgtctcatccaaaggacggagcacaaggaggtgaagtgacttgctcagggtcacacacacacaaggaggtgaagtgacttgctcagggtctctcacagggagtcagtggctgagccccCTTTCTGTAACCGTTGGAGCACCGGGCCTCCTGTTTACTGATCCGCAGTGCGGATGCATGACTGGCAGGTTTCACATCCCCAGTCTCTCACTGTCACGCGCTGGAGCTTCACGATTGCACAAGGGCTTTATTAGAGGAGAGTAAATAAtgtgtcctgctgaaaagtgggAAGTAGTTTAAAAGTGCAGCCATTTGTTTTGGgcacaataacaacaacacattaaatacacacattatatatatatatatatatatatatatatatatatatatatatatatatatatatatatatatatatatatataatcctctcctgccccctcctctcctctctcactcactcttGATCATGCTCACGTCGTTGGCTCCGTCCCCGATGGCGAGGGTCACTGCCCTCTTGTATTTCTTCACCAGCTCCACCACCTGTGCTTTCTGCAGGGGGGTGACCCGGCAGCAGATCACAGCCTTGCAGGCGCAGGCCGTCTCCAGGAACTCCCTCTCCATGTCAGCCTCCAGGGCGTGGGCctggggacacacacacacattaacattagTGTTAATATTAACTGGGGGTGAGAGTCCTCACTGGGCTGTGTCTCGCtatgacacgcacacacacacacacacacacacacacacattaacattagTATTAATATTAACTGCGGGTGAGAGTCCTCACCGGGCTTGTCTCGCTACGACATGTATTGATTGCACGTGCGAGTCTCACCAGGCTGTGTCCGTTGATGACAAGGGCGTACTCCCCGGGTATGGCCTCCAGCACGGAGCTCCCTTTGGGGGGGTCGGGCTTCTCCTGCTGGTATGTGAAGCCATTCCCCAGAGTGCCAGTCGAGTCCATCATCTTCTCTCTGGCTTTCCTGGAACCACAGCGAGCACAGGCAGGGCTAACAAGGATCCCACTTCAAACCAGTCACTCGCACAAACCCACCGACATGGATCCCAGTTCAACCAGTCACTCCACAGCTATTAAAACACTCAAAAGAACCCGCATTACACATGCTacaagaaacttaataaattcaacgACAGACCTTTCCACTGGAAGCCTTTCTCAGTGTCTGATCAAATTTGAAGAAACATctgtcactgaattcacactgaagacattgagaaaggctTCTAGCGGAAACGTCTGTCGTTGAATGTATGGAGTCTGAGTGTTTCTCCTACCTGAGTTCTTCTCGAACCTCTTGCACGGTGCGTCCTGTCACAAAGAATACCTCCGTCATGTCATCAGTCAGCATCTTACACGAGTATCCAATATTCACAGCAGTCtctgaaacagacacacacaaaggtgTTCAATTTCagcacccagcacagcacagccaagAGAAAGAACCAGCCCCcatctcaaagcacagtgaagagaatgaaccagcccccttctcaagcTGCCCTGGTGCCCCCTGGTAAAGCCCGGTGTGCCCTCATTGTCTCTCACCCTGCTTGTCTCCAGTCAGCACCCAGATCTTGATGTTGGCCAGCGTGAGGATTGCGATGGTCTCCGGCACTCCCTCCTGCAGCTTGTCTTCGATTGCCGTGGCACCCAGCAGCTACAGAGGAAACAGGAGAGCAGGAGAGCATGCGGGCTGAGCACATGGGAGCACTGGAATCACGGCTTGCACAGTATTGTGTAGTGCTGCACTAGCAGCGTCACGCCCTGTAGTGTTAGCACACCATACAGTACGGACGCACAGATGatgtggtgcagtgcagtgcagtgctgtgctgtgctcatACCATCATGTCCTGCTCTATCTCCTCGTACACGGCTGCCAGCCTCTCCTCTCGACAGTCCACAGCCTTGCTGGCTCTCTGCAGCCGCTCGGACCAGGCCTCGTACTCACTCTCCTCCAGGTCCTTATAGGCCAGGAGCAACGTGCGCAAGCCATCCCCCGCgtactcctgagagagagagagacagacagagagagagagagagagagagagagagagagagagagagagagagagagagagagagagagacagagagacagagagagagagagagagagagagagagtgagagacagaaaGACGCTTTAGTCAAGGAGAcaaacactatataaaaaaaacattaagggacgtaaaacaaagaaaattatttttcttttttaaataacaaatcagAAGGACAAAATAactaatttttttaatcaattagggactaaagaaaaaaatcagggcaggtggtaaataaataaaaataaataaaaattatatatatatatatatatatatatatatatatatatatatatatatatatatatatatatatatatatatatataagtcattcCACAAGACAGCCAGCAAGGGGCTGTGTTACTCCACATTATAGGTACGGGgggatatataataaatacagggtacagggagcagggagcagaggTAGTGTATGCcggagcagggaggagggagccGGGAGCTGGTTACAGGGAGCCGGGTGCAGCTGCAGGGCCCTAGATTGACTCACATTGAGGTGGTCAGTGGTGATATTCATGAGGTCCTGGTTGCAGGGGTGCAGTCTCTCAAACAGGAGCGTGTCGGCGCCTTTACAGTACAGCCTGATCTTGCCCTCGGGGTTCctgactgagaggagagagagacagagagagagagagagagagagagagagtcagtttcctaaatgaaaacaatgaatgAGATATTGGAGGTGAAAAGCACGAGGGGTCCACGCGCGGAGAAGCGTGCAGTGATGTAAAGCAGGGTGCAGCCTCACCGATGACGGACATGCGCTTGCGGATGTTGTTGAAGTCCAGGATAGAGAGCAGCTGGTAGGTGGCGGGGCGGCCCATCTCCTGCAGCGTGATGGTGTGGGGGGTCCGAGACCGGAACACAAACCCGAAGCACCGGGCCGCAGTCACCAGAGCCCCCTCGTCAGGGGACTGGGCCTTGTAATACAGCTCtcctgagagagggggagacagagagtcAGCTACACAGAGAGAGCCTTGTAATACAGCTCtcctgagagagggggagacagagtCAGCTACACAGAGAGAGCCTTGTAATACAGCTCTCCTGAgagagggacagacagagagTCAGCTACACAGAGAGAGCCTGTAATACAGCTCtcctgagagagggggagacagagtCAGCTACACAGAGAGAGCCTTGTAATATAGCTCtcctgagagagggggagacagagtCAGCTACACAGAGAGAGCCTGTAATACAGCTCTCCTGAgagagggacagacagagagTCAGCTACACAGAGAGAGCCTGTAATACAGCTCTCccgagagagggggagagaatccgttacacagagacacacacactgaccctcACTCTTCTCCTCGGACATGACGGTGTGGCACAGGGCCAGCAGTCTGAAGAACTCGTGGGTGGCTGGCTGCCCCACCTTCACAGCCTCCAGCAGCGCGTGATCGAAGAACACAAAGCGCCGGTCCGCCAGGGAGTTGAACGAGAAGTCCAGCGGCACCGCTCTCTgcaacaaaaccaaaccaaagcacagcacagtaacaCAAGCTGCTTCATACTGGTGGCAGCATGGGATATTTCACAGATAGATATCTGGAGCTGGGATGGAATAAAAAGACAcagtgtgtgtaggtaacaagctcaggtgtgtctcattattaaactcgtagtgacACCAGGACTGGATGAAAGCGCTGTGATGCATGAAAATAAACCTGTGGTCTTACCTGTCTGACTCTGGACTGCGGGCCCAACGTGTCACACACCTCACCTGCAGaacaggaggagagagagagagagagagagagagagagagagagagagagagagagagacacagtcaatgttttactgtatgtcTTATTGTTGACtgagcacacagacacagacacacacacacacacacacagtgacacacacacacacacacacacacacacacacacacacacacacacacacaccccgcaGCGGTAGCTACCGTAGCTCTTCCCGCTGATGCAGCACTTGTTGAAGGTCATGATGTTCTGGGTGAGGGTGCCGGTCTTGTCTGAGAAGATGTACTCCACCTGACCCAGCTCCTCGTTCAGAGTGGTGGTGCGCGCCTCCGCGGGGGTGTCCCTGCGCTGGCAGAACATGCGCCGGTCCCAGTTAATGAAGTAGCTGTGCCCCAGCCTGATCACCTCCACACTGGGGACAGGAGAGGAGACACGGGGAGAGAGACGCTTTATATCCAAATGGGAATCACCGATTCGAGAAAagtcaatcaatctatctatatatctatccatccatctatctatatctatccatctctatctgtctatatctatctacctacctatctGTCTGCCTATCTCTATGTTTCTCTAtctgtgtctctctttctctctctatctgtgtctATCTCTCTCAGGCTATCGGTATTATAAACACAGCTACtttccaaaaaatgaaatatataagaAAGAAGCTGGTTTAACTGCCTCGTACATAaagctgtaaaagaaaaaaaaaaaaaaggaactcaGGTTTGAAATGTAGCTGCAGTTGTTCCACACAGACTGCACGGTTCTCAATACAGTATTACAGTGTGAAGtccatgaaatacaaaacaatttacaacagcagcagcaaatgGGATGGTAGGCTTAGTGGCCCGGGGGTTAAAGACAGGGTCTTGACACCACGAGGTCACCGGctcaaatcccagccactgactcactctgtgcgtgggggaccctgagcaagtcacttcacctccttgtgctccgaccttcggacgagacgtgaaacaaacgaggtcctattggaagagactctgcagcagcagcagcagttgttgatgatgcagagttcaccctcctagtctctgtaagtctctttggataaaagagtctgctgaatgactcattcatactattaataataataatagatacagagagatagataCAGATAGAGAAACAGGAGTGATTCTTACCTTGGAGCTAATAATGAAGAGGCCATGCAagaaaaaatggaagaaaaaaaggaaaataaagcatGCAAAAATCAGAGCAGCATGCGAGATCACGACAAAAACAGAGAGGAATATATTACAGCAAAAACCAAAACCTGGAAAAACACAGCAACCGAGAAACCGCAACACATCGGAGCACCATCACTGCTGCAGAGTCTAAACCCACCGCAGCTCTGTCACAAGGGCTTCTCATCTGCACTTTGTGTTTATTCTTCTTCAGTGGGGTTAAAAGGAGTGAGCGAGGAtggggtgagaggagagggggagaccctTACCTGACGTAGAGAGAGATGGGCACCACAGTGTTGAGGATGATGATGTAGGACCAGAAGGACAGGAAGCCTGAGAAGACCACGTTGTCCACAGCCTGGTCCCAGCGCAGGTAGAGCTGGAAGAGGGAGCCCACCTGCTGTTCCCAGATGGTGTTCCCGATCGACAGGATGATCCCCATGCACACCAGGAACCCAAAGatctggggagagagggaggaggggtgggGGTCAGTGCAagggtccacacacacacactgaaaaacagacacacaaaacacggagtgaaacacagacacacgctCAGACACACAGAGATTAACAGCAATACAAACAGTTAGCCAGGGCACTCAACACAGACGCGAACAGATAAAGGGAACAGGGTATCACATACACACAGCGTGACAGCGCCACCCGCGCACGCACGctcacacccacgcacacacacactgaggctcATACCCAGAGCACCAGGGTGTTCATGAGCCGGTCAATGCTGGTCCTCTTGAACTTGGTGCGGCCGCTGTTCTGCATCAGCTTGCTGTCAGGCCCTGCAGAGGAACAGGAACGAGACAGAGTGAGAACGAGGGAGGAGGGAGAATGAGGGAGaggggaagggagagagaggagagagaaagagagggcaGCTTGCCTGCGAAGATGACCAGCCCGAAGCACCACTCTGTGTTCCTCAGCACACAGCCCCTCAGCAGCATGTTCTGGTTGCTCAGAGGGTATTTACTCTGCTTCCAGTAC
Above is a genomic segment from Polyodon spathula isolate WHYD16114869_AA chromosome 51, ASM1765450v1, whole genome shotgun sequence containing:
- the atp8b2 gene encoding phospholipid-transporting ATPase ID isoform X4, with product MYVRVGDIIKLENNQFVAADLLLLSSSEPHGLCYIETAELDGETNMKVRQSLPVTSELGDTSKLASFDGEVICEAPNNKLDKFCGTLYWKQSKYPLSNQNMLLRGCVLRNTEWCFGLVIFAGPDSKLMQNSGRTKFKRTSIDRLMNTLVLWIFGFLVCMGIILSIGNTIWEQQVGSLFQLYLRWDQAVDNVVFSGFLSFWSYIIILNTVVPISLYVSVEVIRLGHSYFINWDRRMFCQRRDTPAEARTTTLNEELGQVEYIFSDKTGTLTQNIMTFNKCCISGKSYGEVCDTLGPQSRVRQRAVPLDFSFNSLADRRFVFFDHALLEAVKVGQPATHEFFRLLALCHTVMSEEKSEGELYYKAQSPDEGALVTAARCFGFVFRSRTPHTITLQEMGRPATYQLLSILDFNNIRKRMSVIVRNPEGKIRLYCKGADTLLFERLHPCNQDLMNITTDHLNEYAGDGLRTLLLAYKDLEESEYEAWSERLQRASKAVDCREERLAAVYEEIEQDMMLLGATAIEDKLQEGVPETIAILTLANIKIWVLTGDKQETAVNIGYSCKMLTDDMTEVFFVTGRTVQEVREELRKAREKMMDSTGTLGNGFTYQQEKPDPPKGSSVLEAIPGEYALVINGHSLAHALEADMEREFLETACACKAVICCRVTPLQKAQVVELVKKYKRAVTLAIGDGANDVSMIKTAHIGVGISGQEGIQAVLASDYTFSQFKSLQRLLLVHGRWSYLRMCKFLCYFFYKNFAFTMVHFWFGFFCGFSAQTVYDQYFITLYNIVYTSLPVLAMGIFDQDVPEQRSLEYPKLYEPGQLNLLFNKREFFMQGIYTSVVLFFVSYWVFADDVTQLADYQSFAVTVATSLVIVVSVQIALDTGYWTAINHFFIWGSVAMYFAIMFAMHSNGLFNIFPNQFTFVGNAQNTLAQPAVWFTILLSTVVCIVPVVTFRFLKLDLKPQLSDTVRYTQLVRKKQKPQGRRLRIVGRTGSRRTGYAFSHQEGFGELITSGKNMRLSSLALSSFTGRSASWIDTLRKKRGTESPVAQQVSAGASPQGAGASQVSGVPLAALETGATGPAGGVSAPGPASITEECAVKE